Proteins found in one Streptococcus iniae genomic segment:
- a CDS encoding Cof-type HAD-IIB family hydrolase, whose amino-acid sequence MNDIKLLALDLDGTLFNKEKIVSDANKEAIFAAKELGIKVVITTGRPLLAIGNLLDELGLLDDDDYCITFNGGLVQRNTGEILDKSSLSLEEVSYLHQQLQLLQLPTDILSDGKVYSIPSPDGRRSEYYLASPLLDFVEIADFDQLPKGIVYNKIVTVTDADFLDEALAGAKEDAFENFEAFKSRDIIFEVMPKGVHKAFGLQLLCKHLGFSAENVMAMGDEANDFTMLEWAGLGVAMANAVADAKQIADKVTRLTNDQSGVAEAIQKYILNEEI is encoded by the coding sequence ATGAATGATATTAAATTATTAGCACTAGACTTAGACGGGACCTTATTTAACAAGGAAAAAATTGTTAGTGATGCCAATAAAGAGGCTATTTTTGCTGCTAAAGAATTGGGCATAAAAGTTGTCATTACAACTGGCCGTCCCTTATTAGCAATTGGCAATTTACTTGATGAACTTGGACTATTAGATGACGATGATTATTGTATTACATTTAATGGTGGTTTAGTTCAACGTAATACAGGGGAAATCCTAGATAAAAGTAGTTTAAGTCTAGAAGAAGTAAGCTATCTACACCAGCAATTGCAACTCTTACAGTTACCAACAGATATTCTAAGTGATGGTAAAGTTTACAGTATTCCAAGTCCTGACGGCAGACGATCTGAATATTATTTGGCGAGTCCCCTTCTTGATTTTGTTGAGATTGCTGATTTTGACCAATTGCCTAAGGGTATTGTTTACAATAAAATTGTAACTGTTACAGATGCTGATTTTCTAGATGAGGCCTTAGCAGGTGCAAAGGAAGATGCTTTTGAAAACTTTGAAGCCTTTAAATCACGTGATATTATCTTTGAAGTCATGCCAAAAGGTGTTCATAAAGCCTTTGGCTTACAACTACTCTGCAAGCACTTAGGATTTTCAGCAGAAAACGTGATGGCCATGGGGGATGAAGCCAATGATTTTACCATGTTGGAATGGGCTGGTCTTGGAGTAGCAATGGCAAACGCGGTAGCTGATGCTAAGCAAATTGCAGACAAGGTAACCCGTTTAACCAATGATCAATCTGGTGTTGCGGAAGCTATTCAAAAATACATACTTAATGAGGAAATTTAA
- a CDS encoding DUF871 domain-containing protein has product MVTLGFSLYPEQHSLEDSKAYMRLLHKYGAKRLFMSFLQLSPTDQSVFSLYRELVAYANRLGIKVIADISPEFLEQTGWKTSLIKNAHDFGLAGVRLDEALPLNEMIALSNNPYGIKIELNMSTDDKLLTALLHGCANRENIIGCHNFYPHEFTGLSLEHFKKMSQCYHDMGIETAAFISAQSATEGPWPLSEGLPTVEDYRHLPLNLQVEMMKALGTIDNLLLSNQFISEEELKECSIAVSRKDMTLKIKPLVELTDVEKNIIDFEHVYRGDISSYVVRSTMPRLAYADESIAARDQSKVVKRGSIIIDNDAYKRYKGELQIALKSFTISPKANLVAEIDQAYLPLLDQLKPWQSFRLER; this is encoded by the coding sequence ATGGTAACATTAGGATTTTCACTTTACCCAGAACAACACTCACTTGAAGACAGCAAAGCCTATATGCGACTCTTGCACAAATACGGAGCAAAGCGACTCTTCATGAGTTTCTTGCAACTAAGCCCAACTGATCAATCCGTATTTTCACTTTACCGCGAGTTAGTGGCTTATGCAAACCGTTTGGGAATTAAAGTCATTGCAGATATCAGTCCAGAATTTCTTGAACAAACTGGTTGGAAGACTAGTCTCATTAAAAATGCTCATGATTTTGGTTTAGCAGGAGTTCGCCTTGATGAGGCCTTGCCTCTAAATGAGATGATTGCCTTAAGCAATAATCCCTACGGTATTAAGATTGAATTGAACATGAGTACTGATGATAAACTGTTAACAGCATTACTTCATGGCTGCGCAAACCGAGAAAATATCATCGGTTGTCACAATTTTTACCCACATGAATTCACAGGTCTTTCGCTTGAGCATTTTAAAAAGATGTCCCAATGTTATCATGATATGGGCATTGAAACGGCAGCATTTATTTCAGCCCAATCAGCCACAGAAGGGCCGTGGCCACTTTCAGAAGGATTACCGACAGTAGAAGATTATAGACATTTGCCTTTAAACCTTCAAGTTGAAATGATGAAAGCCCTAGGAACAATTGATAACTTGCTTTTATCGAATCAATTCATTTCAGAAGAAGAATTGAAAGAGTGCTCTATTGCAGTCTCTCGCAAGGACATGACACTAAAAATTAAGCCTTTAGTTGAGTTAACAGATGTGGAAAAAAACATTATTGATTTTGAGCACGTCTACCGTGGTGATATTTCGTCTTATGTTGTTCGCTCAACAATGCCACGACTAGCTTATGCAGATGAATCAATAGCAGCGCGTGACCAATCAAAAGTAGTTAAACGCGGCAGTATTATTATTGATAATGATGCTTATAAGCGCTATAAAGGTGAATTGCAAATTGCTCTCAAGTCTTTTACTATTAGCCCTAAGGCAAACCTTGTTGCAGAAATTGATCAAGCCTATTTACCCTTGCTAGACCAATTAAAGCCTTGGCAAAGTTTTCGATTGGAACGGTAA
- the smc gene encoding chromosome segregation protein SMC: MFLKKIEMQGFKSFADKTKIEFDKGVTAVVGPNGSGKSNITESLRWALGESSAKSLRGGKMPDIIFAGTENRNPLNYAEVVVVLDNSDAFIKDAAKEIRVERHIYRNGDSDYMIDGKKVRLRDIHDLFMDTGLGRDSFSIISQGRVEEIFNSKPEERRAIFEEAAGVLKYKNRKKETQSKLNQTQDNLDRLDDIVYELENQLAPLEKQAKVAKEFQVLEEERKQLQLDILVSDIKSNKALQAQKEVELEGLQTELSEYHHNRNQLEHDNQVLKSKRQQLLAETEAKQADLLELTKLLSDLERQIDLITLESNQKKEKKAEANDRLHQLTSQLSTYQHDHEEKLEKVAQLDETLVDVQNKVSETSQELERFSSDPDQLIESLREDFVALMQEEARLSNRLTVLHSDMEKASQTKELQAQEERDLKEKLDRLSTEFDDIKADYQEKQETVAQLLTDYQTLASSIKVQEQTYQQEQSRLFDILDQKKAKEARKASLEAIQKNHSQFYAGVRSVLQHAGQLEGILGAVSEHLSFDKDYQVALEIALGASSQNIIVADEAAAKAAIAFLKKNRQGRATFLPLTTIKERHLSDQHLRVLQSCQGYLGTAESLVRYQKHLTHIFKNLLGTTLIFDTIDHANSAAKRLQYKVRIVTLDGTELRPGGSFAGGANRQNNSTFIKPELEQIQKDIETISEQLKVSEKAVAKLKDQLMAQTEQLEVLKVSGETARMQEQKAEFHFQQLQESLLDTKAIYRALTEDQSEEHSNHFDQEKIELEALLAKLGVKKEALTLEIEQIKENKDSINDKKASLSETLSQARLQERDLLNEKRFESSDITRLKQAIVETESAIESLESLLNSKISEEERHQLPDLKNQVIQVANRKQLVEQRLVQLRFENEDYQAQLEEIEEKLGKELEKNESYIRKQTKLEAALEQVTDKLRSFARVLAEDFQMTFDEALVFTSVLEELETARQHLRQLEKKIKALGPINSDAIAQYEEVAERLEFLNGQKADLNKAKNMLLETIGSMDSEVKARFKVTFEAIRDSFKETFTQMFGGGSADLVLTDGDLLTAGIEISVQPPGKKIQSLNLMSGGEKALSALALLFAIIRVKTIPFVILDEVEAALDEANVKRFGDYLNRFDKNSQFIVVTHRKGTMAAADSIYGVTMQESGVSKIVSVKLKDSKDLTFLA; this comes from the coding sequence ATGTTTTTAAAGAAAATTGAAATGCAAGGTTTCAAATCCTTTGCTGATAAGACAAAGATTGAATTTGATAAAGGCGTCACTGCAGTTGTAGGACCAAATGGTTCAGGTAAAAGTAACATCACAGAGAGTTTACGTTGGGCTTTAGGAGAATCAAGTGCCAAGAGTCTGCGTGGTGGCAAGATGCCAGATATTATTTTTGCTGGTACAGAAAATCGTAATCCCCTTAATTATGCTGAGGTTGTTGTTGTCCTAGATAATAGTGATGCTTTTATAAAAGATGCGGCTAAAGAAATTCGCGTGGAACGACACATCTATCGTAATGGTGACAGTGACTACATGATTGACGGAAAAAAAGTGAGGCTTCGTGATATTCATGATTTGTTTATGGATACCGGGCTTGGCCGTGATTCCTTTTCAATCATTTCTCAAGGGCGAGTTGAGGAGATTTTCAACAGCAAACCAGAAGAAAGACGTGCCATTTTTGAAGAAGCAGCTGGTGTTTTAAAATACAAAAATCGTAAAAAAGAAACACAGAGCAAATTAAATCAAACACAAGATAATTTAGACCGACTAGATGATATTGTTTATGAGTTGGAAAATCAATTAGCCCCTTTGGAAAAACAAGCTAAGGTTGCTAAAGAATTCCAAGTTTTAGAAGAAGAACGTAAGCAATTGCAGTTGGATATTTTGGTATCAGATATTAAAAGCAATAAAGCTCTTCAGGCTCAAAAAGAAGTAGAACTTGAGGGCTTGCAAACGGAGCTTTCTGAATACCATCATAACAGAAACCAATTAGAACACGACAATCAAGTTTTAAAATCAAAACGTCAACAATTATTGGCTGAAACAGAGGCTAAACAAGCTGATTTGCTGGAATTAACAAAACTCCTATCAGATTTAGAGCGTCAAATTGATCTTATCACCTTAGAAAGCAATCAGAAAAAAGAGAAAAAAGCAGAAGCTAATGACCGACTTCATCAATTAACAAGTCAGTTAAGCACATACCAACATGACCATGAAGAAAAGTTAGAGAAAGTGGCTCAGTTGGACGAAACTTTAGTGGATGTGCAAAATAAAGTATCAGAAACGAGTCAAGAATTAGAGCGTTTTTCAAGTGATCCGGATCAGTTGATTGAAAGTTTACGAGAAGATTTTGTTGCTTTAATGCAAGAAGAAGCAAGACTGTCAAATCGCTTAACTGTTTTGCATTCTGACATGGAAAAAGCAAGTCAAACCAAGGAACTTCAAGCTCAAGAAGAACGTGATCTTAAAGAAAAGCTAGATCGTCTATCAACAGAATTTGATGACATAAAGGCTGACTATCAAGAAAAACAAGAAACAGTTGCACAATTGCTAACAGACTATCAGACTTTAGCAAGTTCTATCAAAGTTCAGGAGCAAACTTATCAGCAAGAACAATCTCGCTTATTTGATATTCTTGATCAGAAAAAAGCAAAAGAAGCCCGCAAAGCAAGTTTAGAAGCCATTCAAAAAAATCATAGTCAGTTCTACGCGGGGGTTCGTTCTGTTTTACAGCATGCTGGTCAATTAGAAGGTATTTTAGGAGCTGTTAGTGAGCACTTAAGTTTTGATAAAGATTATCAAGTTGCCTTAGAAATTGCCTTAGGAGCGAGTAGCCAAAATATTATTGTTGCTGATGAAGCAGCTGCAAAAGCTGCAATTGCTTTCTTGAAAAAAAACCGTCAAGGTCGAGCAACCTTTTTACCATTAACGACCATTAAAGAGCGTCACTTATCAGATCAACACCTAAGGGTCTTGCAATCTTGTCAAGGCTATTTGGGAACGGCAGAGTCACTTGTTCGCTATCAAAAGCATCTTACTCATATTTTCAAAAATCTACTTGGAACAACACTTATTTTTGATACGATTGATCATGCTAATAGCGCAGCTAAACGTTTGCAGTATAAAGTGAGAATTGTAACCTTGGATGGAACGGAGCTAAGACCGGGTGGTTCATTTGCTGGTGGTGCAAATCGTCAAAACAATAGTACCTTTATTAAGCCTGAATTAGAGCAAATCCAAAAGGACATTGAAACGATTTCTGAACAATTGAAAGTCAGTGAAAAAGCTGTTGCGAAGCTTAAAGACCAGTTGATGGCTCAAACAGAGCAATTAGAAGTCTTGAAAGTTTCGGGAGAAACGGCTCGTATGCAAGAGCAAAAGGCTGAATTTCATTTCCAACAACTTCAAGAAAGTTTATTAGATACTAAAGCAATATACCGAGCTTTAACAGAAGATCAAAGTGAAGAACATTCCAATCATTTTGATCAAGAAAAGATTGAGCTTGAAGCTTTATTAGCTAAACTTGGAGTGAAAAAAGAAGCTTTGACACTTGAGATTGAACAAATCAAAGAGAACAAAGATAGCATTAATGATAAAAAAGCTAGCTTATCTGAGACTCTCTCTCAAGCTCGTTTGCAAGAACGAGACCTTCTCAATGAAAAACGCTTTGAGTCTTCAGATATAACTCGCTTAAAGCAAGCTATTGTTGAGACAGAGTCTGCTATTGAGTCGTTAGAGAGTTTGCTGAACAGCAAGATTTCAGAAGAAGAGCGTCACCAATTACCAGACCTGAAGAATCAAGTTATTCAAGTGGCCAATCGTAAACAGTTAGTGGAACAACGGCTAGTTCAGTTACGTTTTGAAAATGAGGATTATCAAGCGCAGCTTGAGGAAATCGAAGAGAAACTCGGCAAAGAACTTGAAAAAAATGAAAGTTATATTCGTAAGCAAACGAAATTAGAAGCCGCGCTGGAACAAGTCACTGATAAACTAAGGAGTTTTGCTCGAGTATTGGCTGAAGATTTCCAAATGACTTTTGATGAGGCTCTTGTTTTTACAAGTGTTTTGGAGGAGTTAGAAACAGCACGTCAGCATTTGCGTCAGCTTGAGAAAAAAATCAAGGCTTTGGGTCCTATCAATAGTGATGCCATTGCTCAATATGAGGAAGTTGCGGAGCGCCTTGAGTTTTTAAATGGCCAAAAAGCCGATTTAAACAAAGCTAAAAACATGTTACTTGAGACCATTGGTAGTATGGATAGTGAAGTGAAGGCGCGCTTTAAAGTGACTTTTGAAGCAATTCGTGACAGTTTTAAGGAAACCTTTACACAAATGTTTGGTGGCGGTTCAGCGGATCTGGTGTTAACAGATGGTGACTTGTTAACGGCAGGTATTGAGATTTCAGTTCAACCTCCAGGTAAAAAGATTCAGTCCTTAAACCTAATGTCAGGTGGGGAGAAAGCCTTGTCAGCACTTGCCTTACTTTTTGCAATCATCCGTGTTAAGACCATTCCATTTGTCATTTTGGATGAGGTTGAAGCAGCTTTAGATGAGGCTAATGTTAAACGTTTTGGAGATTATTTAAACCGTTTTGATAAGAATAGTCAATTTATTGTCGTGACACACCGTAAGGGAACCATGGCTGCTGCTGATAGTATTTATGGGGTAACCATGCAAGAATCAGGGGTCTCCAAAATTGTCTCAGTAAAATTGAAAGATTCAAAAGACTTAACGTTTTTAGCTTAG
- a CDS encoding glycoside hydrolase family 1 protein: MSEKTHYQFPDGFLWGSSTSGPQSEGRALGDGKGMNNWDYWFSIAPEKFHDQIGPSQTSTFYKNYKSDIALLKETGHTVFRTSIQWSRLIPTGIGEVNDKALAFYRDVFKEIQAQGIKAIVNLYHFDIPYALQEKGGWENKETVFAYEQYARLCFKLFGDLVDTWITFNEPIVPVECGYLGDYHYPCKMDMKAAVQVAYNTQLASALAIKACHEMHKDHRISIVLNLTPAYPRSKSQEDVKAAQIAELFQTKSFLDPSVLGCYPKELTKILAKENLLPDYTEEELMLIKENTVDFLGVNYYQPLRVKAPKNCNDKGKPVTPAAFFEHYDMPGKKMNPHRGWEIYEQGLYDIAINLKENYGNIDWLVTENGMGVEGEDAFKKDGQIQDDYRITFIEDHLIALHKAIQAGANCQGYLLWTFIDCWSWLNAYKNRYGLVALDLKTQKRSIKKSGLWFRELSKHNGFSK, translated from the coding sequence ATGTCAGAAAAAACACATTATCAATTTCCAGATGGCTTTCTATGGGGAAGCTCAACATCTGGCCCACAAAGTGAAGGAAGAGCTTTAGGAGATGGTAAAGGGATGAATAACTGGGACTATTGGTTTAGTATTGCTCCAGAGAAATTTCATGACCAGATTGGCCCATCTCAAACGTCAACTTTTTACAAGAACTACAAAAGTGATATTGCTTTATTAAAAGAAACGGGTCATACCGTTTTTAGAACATCTATTCAGTGGTCTCGTTTAATCCCAACTGGGATTGGTGAGGTTAATGACAAAGCGCTTGCTTTTTATCGCGATGTTTTCAAGGAAATCCAGGCTCAAGGGATTAAAGCAATTGTTAACCTTTATCATTTTGACATTCCTTATGCCTTGCAAGAAAAAGGAGGCTGGGAAAATAAGGAAACTGTTTTTGCCTATGAACAGTATGCTCGCCTTTGCTTTAAGCTTTTTGGAGACTTGGTGGATACTTGGATTACTTTTAATGAACCTATTGTTCCAGTAGAATGTGGCTACCTTGGTGATTACCACTATCCCTGTAAAATGGACATGAAAGCAGCTGTTCAAGTGGCCTACAATACACAATTGGCAAGTGCTTTAGCTATTAAAGCATGCCATGAAATGCATAAGGATCACCGTATTAGTATCGTCTTAAATCTGACTCCTGCTTATCCAAGAAGTAAGAGCCAAGAAGATGTCAAAGCAGCACAAATTGCAGAACTTTTTCAAACCAAAAGCTTTCTTGACCCGTCTGTTTTAGGCTGCTATCCTAAAGAATTAACAAAGATACTTGCTAAAGAAAACCTGTTACCAGATTATACTGAAGAAGAATTAATGCTAATCAAGGAAAATACCGTTGATTTTTTGGGTGTCAATTATTATCAACCCTTGCGCGTAAAAGCTCCGAAAAATTGTAATGACAAGGGAAAACCAGTAACTCCAGCAGCATTTTTTGAACATTATGATATGCCTGGCAAGAAAATGAACCCTCATAGAGGATGGGAAATTTATGAGCAAGGCCTCTACGATATTGCTATTAACCTCAAAGAAAATTATGGCAATATTGACTGGCTGGTAACAGAAAATGGTATGGGGGTTGAAGGTGAAGACGCCTTTAAAAAAGATGGCCAAATTCAGGATGATTACCGGATTACTTTTATTGAGGATCACCTGATTGCCTTACACAAAGCAATCCAAGCAGGTGCAAATTGCCAAGGTTATCTCTTATGGACCTTCATTGATTGTTGGTCTTGGTTGAATGCTTATAAAAACCGCTACGGTTTGGTGGCACTTGATTTAAAAACACAAAAACGTAGCATCAAAAAATCAGGATTATGGTTTAGAGAACTCAGTAAACACAATGGATTTAGCAAATAG
- the rnc gene encoding ribonuclease III, with translation MKKLEALLEASFQIRFSNKSLLETAFTHTSYANEHRLLNISHNERLEFLGDAVLQLIISEYLFAKYPKKAEGDLSKLRSMIVREESLAGFSRFCSFDTYIKLGKGEEKSGGRNRDTILGDLFEAFLGALLLDKGVDEVRRFLNQVMIPQVEQGKFERVKDYKTSLQEILQAQGDILIDYQVVKESGPAHAKEFEVAVYANNEFISQGLGKSKKLAEQDAAKNALSQLSED, from the coding sequence ATGAAAAAGTTAGAAGCCCTCTTAGAAGCCTCATTTCAAATCCGTTTTTCAAATAAAAGTCTGCTGGAAACAGCCTTTACACATACCTCTTATGCCAACGAGCATCGCCTCCTAAACATTTCACATAATGAACGTTTGGAATTTTTAGGAGACGCTGTTCTTCAGCTCATTATCTCAGAATATCTTTTTGCTAAATACCCTAAAAAAGCTGAAGGTGATCTTTCTAAATTACGCTCTATGATTGTTCGTGAAGAGAGTCTAGCAGGTTTTTCACGCTTTTGTTCCTTTGATACTTATATTAAACTTGGTAAAGGAGAAGAAAAATCTGGTGGTCGTAATCGTGATACCATCTTAGGTGATCTTTTTGAAGCCTTTCTAGGTGCTTTGCTCTTGGATAAGGGTGTAGATGAGGTGCGTCGTTTTCTTAATCAGGTAATGATTCCACAGGTTGAACAAGGAAAATTTGAACGTGTTAAAGACTACAAGACAAGCTTGCAAGAAATCCTACAGGCCCAAGGAGATATTCTAATTGATTACCAAGTGGTTAAGGAATCTGGCCCAGCACATGCTAAGGAATTCGAAGTTGCTGTCTATGCCAATAATGAATTTATTAGTCAAGGGCTTGGTAAATCCAAAAAATTAGCAGAACAAGATGCGGCTAAAAATGCCTTGAGCCAATTGAGTGAGGACTAA
- a CDS encoding Cof-type HAD-IIB family hydrolase, whose amino-acid sequence MIKLVATDMDGTFLKENGCYDKERLAKLLPKLKEKGIIFTVSSGRSILAIDKLFAEVLDQIAVVGENGSVVQYQNKVIFSDAMTKMQYAEVAQKIASNPYYSQAGLLFSGEKASYILKGTPQAYYDRMQLFYENVTMIDHIDDMDHDTIFKVTTSFDPDKVLIASDWLKEELPYISAVATGFESIDVILKEVNKGFGLEHLCHSLGIAAEDVIAFGDNINDMEMLTFAGKAVATENAREEVKAVSDQIIGHCDQEAVMDYLERLVAHE is encoded by the coding sequence ATGATTAAATTAGTAGCAACCGATATGGATGGCACTTTTCTGAAAGAAAATGGCTGCTATGATAAGGAACGGCTAGCAAAACTCCTTCCAAAATTAAAGGAAAAAGGCATTATTTTCACAGTTTCAAGTGGCCGCTCTATTTTGGCTATTGATAAACTCTTCGCTGAAGTTTTAGACCAAATTGCTGTTGTCGGTGAAAATGGTTCAGTTGTGCAGTATCAAAACAAGGTTATTTTTTCAGATGCCATGACAAAAATGCAATACGCTGAAGTGGCTCAAAAAATTGCGAGCAACCCCTATTATAGTCAGGCTGGCTTATTGTTTTCTGGCGAGAAAGCTTCTTATATTCTTAAAGGCACACCTCAAGCTTACTATGATCGTATGCAGCTTTTTTATGAAAATGTAACAATGATTGACCATATTGATGACATGGATCACGACACTATTTTTAAAGTGACAACTAGTTTTGACCCTGATAAGGTCTTGATTGCTAGTGACTGGCTTAAAGAGGAGTTGCCCTATATCAGTGCAGTAGCCACTGGTTTTGAGTCAATTGATGTGATTTTAAAAGAAGTCAATAAAGGCTTTGGTTTGGAGCATTTGTGTCATTCTTTAGGAATAGCTGCCGAAGATGTTATTGCCTTTGGTGACAATATTAATGACATGGAAATGTTAACTTTTGCAGGTAAAGCTGTCGCAACTGAAAATGCTAGAGAAGAAGTGAAAGCTGTTTCTGATCAGATTATTGGTCACTGTGACCAAGAGGCAGTAATGGATTATTTAGAAAGGTTAGTTGCTCATGAATGA
- a CDS encoding ATP-binding cassette domain-containing protein, with product MTIDILNVTKTFGSKKIFTDLNLSFETGKSYALIGGSGSGKSTLLNIIGRLEKIDKGKVLVDEQDIWKIKERTFFKNTIGYVFQNYSLIENQTVYDNLKLITKDKKMISDVLEKVGLSSDYLHQKIYELSGGQAQRVAIARMLMKPRNVILADEPTGALDGKIGKEIIKLLLNETADNKYVIIATHDPAVYNKVDVIIDMKDIGSKI from the coding sequence ATGACAATTGACATTTTGAATGTGACAAAAACATTTGGCTCAAAAAAGATATTTACAGACTTAAATTTAAGCTTTGAAACTGGAAAAAGTTACGCCTTGATTGGAGGTTCTGGTTCAGGGAAAAGTACACTTCTTAACATAATAGGTAGACTAGAAAAAATTGACAAAGGAAAGGTCTTAGTTGATGAACAGGATATTTGGAAAATAAAAGAAAGAACATTCTTTAAAAATACAATTGGCTATGTCTTTCAGAACTATTCTTTAATAGAAAACCAAACAGTATATGATAACTTGAAACTTATCACTAAAGACAAAAAAATGATATCTGATGTCCTTGAAAAAGTAGGACTTTCTAGTGACTATTTACATCAGAAAATATATGAATTATCTGGGGGACAGGCTCAGCGTGTAGCTATTGCCAGAATGTTAATGAAGCCACGCAACGTTATTTTAGCCGATGAGCCTACAGGGGCTTTGGATGGTAAGATTGGAAAAGAAATCATTAAGTTATTATTGAATGAAACAGCTGATAATAAATATGTTATTATAGCAACGCATGACCCAGCTGTCTATAATAAAGTTGATGTGATAATTGATATGAAAGATATAGGAAGTAAGATATGA
- the ftsY gene encoding signal recognition particle-docking protein FtsY produces the protein MGLFDRLFGTKKEVTKKEEDMPLTAEVVEEQVEAEDSNKQEDLQDSDSSLHDNAALFEPLLESEPLPSEHSETLLTEAQEDSEESDAALAAMEDYYRRKADLEKQLVEQTSEEELPQVGSVEGHDESDEDKYERSLSKTRTGFAARLNSFFANFRRVDEEFFEELEEMLILSDVGVTVATQLTEALRQEAKLENAKKPEALKRLIIEKLVDIYEKDGIYNEKINYQDDLTVMLFVGVNGVGKTTSIGKLAYRYKAEGKKVMLVAADTFRAGAVAQLAEWGRRVAVPVVTGPEKADPASVVFDGMEKAVAEKVDILLIDTAGRLQNKENLMAELEKMGRIIKRVLPDAPHETLLALDASTGQNALSQAKEFSKILPLTGLILTKIDGSAKGGVVLAIRQDLDIPVKFIGFGEKIDDIGEFQSEDFMRGLLGDLL, from the coding sequence ATGGGATTATTTGATCGATTATTTGGAACTAAAAAAGAGGTTACAAAAAAAGAAGAAGACATGCCTCTTACAGCTGAAGTAGTAGAGGAGCAAGTTGAGGCAGAAGACTCAAACAAGCAAGAGGATTTGCAAGACAGTGACTCTAGTCTACATGACAATGCAGCGCTTTTTGAGCCTTTGCTTGAGTCAGAACCATTACCTTCAGAGCATTCGGAGACCTTACTAACAGAGGCGCAAGAAGATAGCGAAGAAAGTGACGCAGCACTTGCTGCTATGGAAGACTATTATAGACGTAAGGCAGACCTTGAAAAACAATTAGTTGAGCAAACTTCTGAGGAGGAGTTACCACAAGTAGGTTCTGTTGAAGGTCATGACGAAAGTGATGAAGATAAATATGAGCGTAGTTTAAGCAAGACAAGAACTGGCTTTGCAGCGCGTCTTAACAGCTTTTTTGCCAATTTTAGACGGGTTGATGAAGAGTTCTTTGAAGAATTAGAAGAAATGCTTATCTTATCAGATGTTGGTGTTACGGTTGCCACACAGTTAACAGAAGCATTGCGTCAGGAAGCTAAACTTGAAAATGCGAAGAAGCCAGAAGCATTAAAACGCCTTATCATTGAAAAATTGGTAGATATCTATGAAAAAGATGGCATCTACAATGAAAAAATCAACTATCAAGATGATTTGACGGTTATGCTCTTTGTTGGGGTTAACGGAGTCGGTAAAACAACATCAATTGGTAAACTAGCTTACCGCTATAAAGCAGAAGGCAAAAAAGTGATGTTGGTTGCCGCGGACACCTTCCGTGCTGGAGCTGTTGCTCAATTAGCGGAATGGGGACGACGTGTTGCTGTTCCAGTGGTTACTGGACCAGAAAAAGCTGATCCAGCGTCTGTGGTCTTTGATGGTATGGAAAAGGCTGTCGCTGAAAAGGTTGATATTCTTTTGATTGATACAGCAGGTCGTTTGCAGAATAAAGAAAACCTAATGGCTGAGCTTGAAAAAATGGGTCGTATCATTAAGCGTGTTTTACCAGATGCACCACATGAAACCCTTTTAGCTTTAGATGCCTCTACAGGGCAAAATGCTCTCAGTCAGGCTAAGGAATTTTCAAAAATCTTACCACTGACAGGATTGATTTTAACCAAAATTGATGGAAGTGCTAAGGGCGGTGTGGTTTTGGCCATTCGTCAAGACTTAGATATTCCTGTTAAATTTATTGGGTTTGGTGAAAAAATTGACGACATTGGTGAATTCCAATCCGAAGATTTCATGCGTGGTCTTTTAGGGGACTTACTTTAA
- a CDS encoding YkgJ family cysteine cluster protein, which produces MANNRMNLDRYKELAQQKQAEHRKFLAQLKKKPPKNLDKMVQEVHREVFKEIDCTACANCCKSLGPLFTEADIERISKHFRMKLSAFENMFLQIDEDGDKIFQSMPCPFLGEDNLCSIYEVRPKACREFPHTDRKKIYQINHLTLKNTLFCPAAYLFVEKLKDRV; this is translated from the coding sequence ATGGCTAATAATAGGATGAACCTTGACAGGTATAAGGAACTGGCACAGCAAAAGCAGGCGGAACATCGCAAGTTTTTAGCACAATTAAAGAAAAAACCACCTAAGAACTTGGATAAAATGGTTCAAGAGGTTCACCGTGAGGTCTTTAAGGAGATTGATTGTACAGCTTGTGCCAATTGTTGTAAGAGTCTTGGACCACTTTTTACAGAAGCAGACATTGAACGTATTTCAAAGCATTTTCGGATGAAATTGTCAGCCTTTGAAAACATGTTTTTACAGATTGATGAAGATGGCGACAAGATTTTTCAATCCATGCCTTGCCCCTTTTTAGGTGAAGATAATCTTTGCTCTATTTATGAGGTTAGACCAAAGGCTTGTCGTGAATTTCCTCATACAGATCGTAAAAAAATCTATCAAATTAATCATTTGACCCTGAAAAATACCCTATTTTGTCCAGCAGCTTATCTTTTTGTAGAGAAATTAAAAGATAGGGTTTAG